Proteins from one Thioflavicoccus mobilis 8321 genomic window:
- a CDS encoding PH domain-containing protein, with protein MDKYTESTLLSEEQIVYSAKLHWFIFVVPVSLIIVGTSDKALTILIFVGAIWAALRMISYLTTEFAVTNEKVVIKAGFIKRKIIEVVNTQIEGVRVSQGYIGRLLDFGTVSIGGTGGIAQSFSNIANPLKLREQVLDQVKKAQNP; from the coding sequence ATGGACAAATATACGGAGTCAACTCTTCTTTCAGAAGAGCAGATCGTTTATTCCGCGAAGCTTCACTGGTTTATTTTCGTTGTCCCGGTTTCTCTAATCATAGTCGGGACATCCGATAAAGCTCTAACCATCCTTATTTTCGTCGGGGCAATTTGGGCAGCGTTGCGTATGATCAGCTATCTCACGACAGAATTTGCAGTAACCAATGAAAAAGTGGTTATCAAAGCAGGTTTTATAAAGCGAAAAATCATAGAAGTCGTTAACACGCAAATAGAAGGTGTTCGCGTATCTCAAGGGTATATTGGGAGGCTGCTGGATTTCGGCACTGTTTCGATTGGCGGTACCGGAGGAATTGCGCAATCTTTTTCTAATATTGCAAATCCCTTGAAGCTCCGAGAGCAAGTTCTTGACCAAGTCAAGAAGGCCCAAAATCCATGA
- a CDS encoding transposase, producing MARPLRLEFAGALYHVTARGNERRSIFLGDEDEDRAAFLDVLAATCDRFNWICHAYCLMTNHYHLLVETPDANLSKGMRQLNGVYTQWVNRTHGRVGHLFQGRYKAILVERERYLLELTRYLVLNPVRAGMVTTPGAWAWSSYRATVGEAPAPAFLETDGLLRAFAEDRAAAVAAYRQFVAAGTDAPSPWLALKGQIYLGSDEFVEHMQRRIDPKGALREIPKRQRRAVAKPLSHYAMRYPDRDRAMAEAYRSGAYSMQAIAEHFGVSRMTVSRAVKRR from the coding sequence ATGGCGAGACCGCTACGACTGGAGTTCGCTGGTGCGCTGTACCACGTCACAGCGCGGGGCAACGAGCGACGCAGCATCTTTCTGGGCGACGAGGACGAGGACCGCGCCGCGTTTCTGGACGTGCTTGCCGCCACCTGCGATCGTTTCAACTGGATCTGCCACGCCTACTGTCTGATGACCAACCACTACCACCTGTTGGTCGAGACCCCGGATGCCAATCTCTCCAAGGGCATGCGCCAGCTCAACGGCGTCTACACCCAGTGGGTCAATCGCACCCACGGGCGGGTCGGTCACCTATTTCAGGGGCGCTACAAGGCCATTCTCGTCGAACGGGAGCGCTACCTGCTCGAACTGACCCGCTACCTGGTGTTGAATCCGGTACGGGCCGGGATGGTGACGACCCCCGGTGCCTGGGCGTGGAGCAGCTACCGCGCCACCGTGGGGGAGGCGCCGGCGCCAGCGTTCCTGGAGACCGACGGGCTGCTGCGGGCATTCGCCGAGGACCGCGCGGCGGCCGTGGCTGCATACCGGCAATTCGTCGCGGCCGGTACAGATGCCCCGAGCCCCTGGCTGGCGCTGAAGGGACAGATCTACCTGGGCTCGGACGAATTCGTCGAGCACATGCAGAGACGGATCGACCCGAAGGGTGCGCTGCGCGAGATCCCGAAACGCCAACGCCGGGCCGTGGCCAAGCCGCTGTCTCACTACGCCATGCGCTATCCTGACCGCGACAGGGCGATGGCCGAGGCATACCGCAGCGGGGCCTATAGCATGCAGGCGATCGCCGAGCATTTTGGCGTCAGCCGCATGACCGTCAGCCGGGCAGTCAAACGCCGGTGA
- a CDS encoding type II toxin-antitoxin system HicB family antitoxin, whose product MKFSVTIDRDEDGVWVTECPSIPGCVSQDATKDEAIENIKEAIQLCLEVRAEKGIPLTIETRQIEVAA is encoded by the coding sequence ATGAAGTTTTCGGTAACAATTGATCGGGATGAAGACGGTGTGTGGGTAACTGAATGCCCTTCAATCCCGGGCTGCGTGAGCCAGGACGCGACAAAAGATGAAGCGATCGAAAACATCAAGGAGGCCATTCAACTCTGCTTAGAGGTACGTGCAGAAAAAGGAATTCCATTGACCATTGAAACAAGACAGATTGAGGTAGCTGCCTGA
- a CDS encoding type II toxin-antitoxin system HicA family toxin yields the protein MPPLPKLSGREAVRVFERLGWTVARQKGSHITLAKDNNIATLSVPDHKELAKGTLRSLIRAFGVTISEFNEKISR from the coding sequence ATGCCTCCTTTGCCGAAGTTGAGTGGAAGAGAAGCCGTTCGAGTATTCGAAAGGCTTGGATGGACCGTTGCTCGCCAAAAAGGAAGCCACATCACTTTGGCAAAAGACAACAATATTGCTACATTATCGGTTCCAGATCATAAGGAATTAGCAAAAGGGACCCTTCGCAGTTTGATACGTGCCTTTGGTGTCACAATTTCGGAATTCAATGAGAAAATTTCGCGCTAA
- a CDS encoding peptide chain release factor 3, which yields MSQLEEQLRKRRTFAIISHPDAGKTTLTEKLLLFGGAIQMAGTVKGRKAARHATSDWMELEKQRGISVTSSVMQFPYGEAIVNLLDTPGHEDFSEDTYRTLTAVDSALMVIDVAKGVEDRTIKLMDVCRLRATPILTFVNKLDREGRDAIEILDEVEEVLKIQCAPVTWPIGMGKRFKGVYDLRSDKTHLFSAQHGGRVQSGEVIAGLDNPRLDELVGGQAEELRGELELVRGASHPLDLDAYRAGRQTPVFFGSAINNFGVRELLDAFVDYAPPPRPRETRQRVVEPGEERFTGFVFKIQANMDPAHRDRVAFLRVCSGTYTKGMKMRHARLGKTVQVANAITFQADERRHVEEAWPGDIIGLHNHGTIQIGDTFTEGEELKYEGIPYFAPELFRRVVLKDPLRTKALQKGVVQLSEEGATQVFRPLKNNDLILGAVGVLQFDVAAYRLKDEYGVEAIVEPVGVHTARWVVCDDDKLLARFKEKAYEHLALDGDDQLVYLAPTRVNLSLTEERWPEIRFLATREL from the coding sequence ATGAGCCAGCTTGAAGAGCAACTGCGCAAGCGCCGCACCTTCGCCATCATCTCTCACCCGGATGCGGGCAAGACCACGCTGACCGAGAAGCTTCTGCTCTTCGGCGGGGCGATCCAGATGGCCGGCACCGTCAAGGGCCGCAAGGCGGCGCGCCACGCGACCTCGGACTGGATGGAGCTCGAGAAGCAGCGCGGCATCTCGGTGACCTCGTCGGTGATGCAGTTCCCGTACGGCGAGGCCATCGTCAATCTGCTGGACACGCCCGGCCACGAGGACTTCTCCGAAGACACCTACCGCACGCTCACCGCGGTCGATTCGGCGCTGATGGTCATCGACGTCGCCAAGGGTGTCGAGGACCGCACGATCAAGTTGATGGACGTCTGCCGGCTGCGCGCCACGCCGATCCTGACCTTCGTCAACAAGCTCGACCGGGAGGGCCGCGACGCGATCGAGATCCTCGATGAGGTCGAGGAGGTCCTGAAGATCCAGTGCGCCCCGGTCACCTGGCCGATCGGCATGGGCAAGCGCTTCAAGGGCGTCTACGACCTGCGCAGCGACAAGACCCACCTGTTCAGCGCCCAGCACGGCGGGCGCGTGCAGAGCGGTGAGGTAATCGCCGGGCTCGACAACCCGCGCCTCGACGAGCTGGTCGGCGGGCAGGCCGAGGAACTGCGCGGCGAGCTGGAGCTCGTCCGTGGCGCGAGCCACCCGCTCGACCTTGACGCCTACCGTGCCGGGCGCCAGACGCCGGTCTTCTTCGGCTCGGCGATCAACAACTTCGGCGTCCGCGAGCTGCTCGACGCCTTCGTCGACTATGCCCCGCCGCCGCGCCCGCGCGAGACCCGGCAGCGCGTCGTCGAGCCCGGCGAGGAGCGCTTCACCGGCTTCGTCTTCAAGATCCAGGCGAACATGGACCCGGCCCACCGCGACCGGGTCGCCTTCCTGCGCGTCTGCTCCGGTACCTACACCAAGGGCATGAAGATGCGCCACGCGCGCCTCGGCAAGACGGTCCAGGTGGCTAACGCGATCACCTTCCAGGCCGACGAGCGCCGCCACGTCGAGGAGGCCTGGCCGGGCGACATCATCGGTCTGCACAACCATGGCACCATCCAGATCGGCGATACCTTCACCGAGGGCGAAGAGCTCAAGTACGAGGGGATCCCCTATTTCGCCCCGGAGCTCTTTCGCCGCGTCGTGCTGAAGGACCCGCTGCGGACTAAGGCGCTGCAGAAGGGGGTCGTCCAGTTGAGCGAGGAGGGCGCGACCCAGGTCTTTCGGCCGCTGAAGAACAACGACCTGATCCTGGGCGCGGTCGGCGTCCTCCAGTTCGACGTCGCCGCCTATCGGCTCAAGGACGAGTACGGCGTCGAGGCCATCGTCGAGCCGGTCGGCGTGCACACGGCGCGCTGGGTCGTCTGCGATGACGACAAGCTGCTCGCGCGCTTCAAGGAGAAGGCCTACGAGCACCTGGCGCTCGACGGCGACGATCAGCTCGTCTACCTGGCTCCGACCCGCGTCAACCTGAGCCTGACCGAGGAGCGCTGGCCCGAGATCCGCTTCCTCGCGACCCGCGAGCTCTAG
- the ggt gene encoding gamma-glutamyltransferase, giving the protein MRQRKLMPAIRRCAWLVLALLAPWVATTTVAADRGAVASASPAATAVGAKILSDGGNAADAAVATALALAVVMPQAGNLGGGGFAVTRFGSEVRTLDFRETAPAAATPEMYLDEQGAPRPGASLVGPLAAGVPGSPAGLHALHQALGRLPWVAVVAPAIELAQAGFTVDARLAQDVGRAADLLGRFPETAALWLPGGRPPAVGSRMRLPALAATLKAYAAQGPAAITAGPVATAIERAAQRHGGVLRAADLAAYRPRWRAPVRFSAFGWQVASMPLPSSGGIILGETSGLLGRHGWAVRPRDGADRLHLLVEAWRRAFADRVPLGDPATTRADAADLLAAAWLDRRAAEIDLAHATPSAQVALWSPAAASESRETTHLSVIDGDGNAVALTTTLNGSFGCGLRVPEAGFFLNNEMDDFATAPGRPNLYGLIQGEANAVRPGKRMLSSMSPTVAWRGDELIALGSPGGSRIPTATLQVLLALIVDGDTPAEAVARLRIHHQWRPDILYAEPAALAPQVAEELVRRGHEIRPVDSLGEVQVVRRLADGVLQAAADPRHPGAVVVLPSDGGG; this is encoded by the coding sequence ATGAGACAGCGAAAGCTCATGCCTGCGATCCGGCGATGCGCCTGGCTCGTGCTCGCGCTGCTCGCACCCTGGGTTGCGACGACCACTGTGGCGGCCGATCGTGGCGCGGTCGCGAGCGCTTCGCCCGCGGCAACGGCCGTCGGCGCCAAGATCCTGAGTGACGGCGGCAACGCCGCCGATGCCGCAGTCGCCACCGCCCTCGCGTTGGCGGTGGTCATGCCGCAGGCCGGCAACCTCGGCGGTGGCGGGTTCGCCGTGACCCGCTTCGGCAGCGAGGTGCGCACGCTCGACTTCCGCGAGACCGCCCCGGCCGCGGCCACGCCCGAGATGTACCTCGACGAGCAGGGCGCCCCGCGCCCCGGCGCCTCGCTGGTCGGGCCGCTCGCCGCCGGCGTGCCGGGCTCGCCGGCGGGATTGCACGCGCTGCACCAGGCCCTCGGCCGGCTGCCCTGGGTCGCCGTCGTCGCCCCGGCGATCGAGCTGGCGCAGGCCGGCTTCACCGTCGATGCGCGCCTCGCGCAGGACGTTGGCCGGGCCGCCGACCTGCTCGGGCGGTTCCCCGAGACGGCCGCGCTCTGGCTGCCCGGCGGCCGTCCGCCGGCGGTGGGCAGCCGGATGCGCCTGCCGGCCCTGGCCGCGACCCTCAAGGCCTACGCGGCGCAGGGTCCCGCGGCGATCACCGCCGGGCCGGTCGCCACCGCGATCGAGCGGGCCGCGCAGCGCCACGGCGGGGTCCTGCGCGCCGCCGACCTGGCCGCCTATCGGCCGCGCTGGCGCGCCCCGGTACGTTTCTCGGCCTTCGGCTGGCAGGTCGCCTCGATGCCGCTGCCGTCCTCGGGCGGGATCATCTTGGGAGAGACCAGCGGTTTGCTCGGGCGCCACGGCTGGGCAGTGCGTCCACGCGACGGGGCCGACCGTCTGCATCTCCTCGTCGAGGCCTGGCGGCGCGCCTTCGCCGACCGCGTCCCGCTCGGCGATCCGGCGACGACGCGCGCCGATGCCGCGGACCTGCTCGCCGCGGCCTGGCTCGATCGCCGCGCCGCCGAGATCGACCTGGCGCACGCGACGCCGTCGGCGCAGGTCGCCCTTTGGTCGCCGGCAGCGGCGAGCGAGTCGCGCGAGACGACGCACCTCTCCGTCATCGACGGCGACGGCAATGCGGTCGCGCTGACGACGACGCTGAACGGCTCGTTCGGTTGCGGGCTCAGGGTGCCGGAGGCCGGCTTCTTCCTCAACAACGAGATGGACGACTTCGCGACCGCGCCGGGCCGTCCAAACCTCTATGGCCTGATCCAGGGCGAGGCGAACGCGGTCCGGCCGGGCAAGCGGATGCTCTCGTCGATGTCGCCGACGGTCGCCTGGCGGGGAGATGAGCTCATCGCCCTGGGTTCGCCCGGCGGGTCGCGGATCCCGACCGCGACCCTACAGGTGCTGTTGGCCCTGATCGTCGATGGCGACACGCCGGCCGAGGCGGTCGCGCGGCTGCGCATCCACCACCAGTGGCGGCCCGACATCCTTTACGCTGAGCCCGCAGCCCTCGCGCCGCAGGTCGCCGAGGAGCTCGTCCGGCGCGGCCACGAGATCCGGCCGGTCGATTCGCTCGGCGAGGTGCAGGTGGTGCGCCGCCTGGCCGACGGGGTGCTCCAGGCGGCAGCCGATCCGCGCCACCCCGGGGCCGTCGTCGTCCTGCCGTCCGATGGCGGGGGCTAA
- a CDS encoding ATP-binding cassette domain-containing protein codes for MPLISLQSVTLSYGAPPLLEDIDLTIEPGERICLIGRNGVGKSTLLKVLTGEVQADGGEVRRPPGITVARLVQELPRGEDRRVFDVVAAGLGELGALVSEYFHLSHRLADGEASLARLAEVQQALEAGDGWAIEQRTERVLSQLGLDPEVPFSALSGGLQRRVLLAQALVREPDLLLLDEPTNHLDIDAIDWLEGFLLTFPGSLLFITHDRVFLRRLATRILELDRGRLTDWPGDYDNYLRRREERLHAEAVANARFDRRLSEEEVWIRQGIKARRTRNEGRVRALEAMRSERRERREQLGQARLRLGEAQRSGRLVVEAEGVGFSWGERTIIRDLDTLILRGDRVGIIGPNGAGKSTLLRLLLGELTPDSGQIRRGTNLEVAYFDQRRAQLDESLSVLDNVAGGSDRVTTNGQSRHVLSYLKDFLFTPDRSRQPVKALSGGERNRLLLAKLFVQPANLLVMDEPTNDLDAETLELLEELLAEFQGTLLLVSHDRALLDNLVASTLVLEGGGRVTEYVGGYSDWLRQRPEAEDKARETTPVTKPKGEPKRAAPRAAKKLSYKEGRELEALPARIEALEAEQGSLHGRLGEPELYQQGGEAVTALQSRLAEIEAELAEAYRRWEELEARDGTGQPTA; via the coding sequence ATGCCCCTGATCAGCCTGCAATCCGTCACGCTCTCCTATGGCGCGCCACCGCTGCTGGAGGACATCGACCTCACCATCGAGCCCGGCGAACGCATCTGCCTGATCGGGCGCAATGGCGTCGGCAAGTCGACGCTGCTCAAGGTGCTGACCGGCGAGGTGCAGGCCGACGGCGGTGAGGTCCGACGGCCGCCCGGGATCACGGTCGCCCGCCTCGTCCAGGAGCTGCCGCGCGGCGAGGACCGGCGGGTGTTCGACGTGGTCGCGGCCGGGCTCGGCGAGCTCGGCGCGCTGGTCAGCGAGTATTTCCACCTGAGCCACCGGCTGGCCGACGGGGAGGCGAGCCTCGCGCGGCTCGCCGAGGTGCAGCAGGCCCTGGAGGCCGGCGACGGCTGGGCCATCGAACAGCGTACCGAGCGGGTCCTCTCCCAGCTCGGGCTCGATCCCGAAGTGCCCTTCTCCGCCCTCTCCGGTGGCCTGCAACGCCGCGTCCTGCTCGCCCAGGCGCTCGTACGCGAGCCCGACCTGCTGCTGCTCGACGAACCGACCAACCACCTCGACATCGACGCCATCGACTGGCTCGAGGGCTTCCTGCTGACCTTCCCCGGTTCGCTGCTCTTCATCACCCACGACCGCGTCTTCCTGCGCCGCCTGGCGACCCGCATCCTGGAGCTCGACCGTGGCCGCCTGACCGATTGGCCCGGCGACTACGACAACTACCTGCGCCGTCGCGAAGAACGCCTCCACGCCGAGGCCGTCGCCAACGCCCGCTTCGACCGGCGTCTCTCCGAGGAGGAGGTCTGGATCCGCCAGGGGATCAAGGCGCGACGCACCCGCAACGAGGGCCGGGTACGCGCCCTGGAGGCGATGCGCAGCGAACGCCGAGAACGGCGCGAGCAGCTCGGCCAGGCCCGCCTGCGGCTCGGCGAGGCGCAGCGCAGCGGCCGGCTCGTCGTCGAAGCCGAGGGCGTCGGCTTCTCCTGGGGCGAGCGAACCATCATCCGCGACCTCGACACATTGATCCTGCGCGGCGACCGGGTCGGCATCATCGGCCCCAATGGCGCTGGCAAGAGCACGCTGCTGCGCCTGTTGCTCGGCGAGCTCACGCCGGACAGCGGCCAGATTCGCCGCGGGACCAACCTCGAGGTGGCCTACTTCGACCAGCGCCGCGCCCAGCTCGACGAGTCCCTGAGCGTGCTGGACAATGTCGCAGGCGGCAGCGACCGGGTGACGACCAACGGCCAGAGCCGGCACGTTCTGTCCTATCTGAAGGACTTCCTGTTCACCCCGGATCGCTCGCGCCAACCCGTCAAGGCCCTCTCCGGCGGTGAGCGCAACCGACTGCTGCTGGCCAAGCTCTTCGTCCAGCCGGCCAACCTGCTGGTGATGGACGAACCGACCAACGACTTGGATGCCGAAACCCTGGAGCTCCTCGAGGAGCTGCTGGCCGAGTTCCAGGGGACCCTGCTGCTCGTCAGCCACGACCGCGCCCTGCTCGACAATCTGGTCGCCAGCACCCTCGTCCTCGAGGGCGGCGGGCGTGTCACCGAGTACGTCGGCGGCTACAGCGACTGGCTGCGTCAACGCCCCGAGGCCGAGGACAAGGCCCGCGAGACGACACCGGTCACCAAGCCGAAGGGCGAGCCGAAACGCGCCGCGCCGCGCGCGGCGAAGAAGCTGAGCTACAAAGAAGGCCGCGAGCTCGAAGCCCTGCCGGCGCGGATCGAGGCCCTCGAGGCCGAACAGGGCAGCCTCCACGGGCGCCTCGGCGAGCCAGAGCTCTACCAGCAGGGCGGCGAGGCCGTCACCGCGCTGCAATCCCGGCTCGCCGAGATCGAGGCCGAGCTGGCCGAGGCGTACCGGCGCTGGGAAGAGCTCGAGGCGCGCGACGGCACCGGACAACCGACCGCCTGA
- a CDS encoding mechanosensitive ion channel domain-containing protein: protein MTARSTLLVLVVLLSAIPSWAPTAAEIQTAEPSTPDTEATAEAAAPEPAAPAEPMPFKPAAVGLAGLPEAPATPADFDKAVALIEQRLKALAGTAGPGAEGADVDPRIESLESLRLALQQEASFAERSDELDAAIAEQQAQRAAFERDGLGGEPPYSITLLDQLQTERRLGEQAAQGAAQALQAAQRRVAAAEKELAAAERTRRQVRDQAVEAKTDTSTAKPAQTLEAARLSTLAGEHRLTAARARLALAEREKTLADARLALKADQIAAIGDDVTFPRKVLDDKLAELAEREASLEKRIAALNQTADAAEGTLFETRRRGARTDNANDKVILEAQIAAREAELAAARRGADYLRQAVDDLATARTLWERRYALMQGSDAEKAALADWLSEARDLLGEIGEREGYIDAEIGTLRSMQLALSRRLAEPDLEPRLNQALQTRHAALDTQQGRAEELLVVQDQLRSLAERLVDELEPRVRERSFGQRLEEIESRLVQWWGTELFVVRDQGIYVRDLATGFGVFALVLVAVSLLRVLLRRTLLPRLTNDEGQERRTARAIVLALIRNTNQLFVLVVAFYAAMTVSGLAAGQMKSWLWTLLVVIFWLQIGIWATAGAVDLVNRQRSRRELRDPSAVSGYGLILFFVRVGIWAVVVVSVLTHFDYPITGLVGALGVGGIAIAFAVQNILADVFNSMAIILDKPFRVGDFIVTGETLGVVEQIGVKTTQIRSLSGEQVILSNTDILNSRIRNYKRMRERRVVFRLGVVYQTPPDKLERIPRIIEAIIRGQSHARFDRAHFFEYGDFALTFEIVYYVLGADYGLYMDTQQAINLAIYRQFQEEGIEFAYPTQELILRRPAASEAPPADEA from the coding sequence ATGACAGCACGCAGCACCCTTCTCGTCCTCGTCGTTTTGCTATCGGCCATCCCGAGTTGGGCGCCCACGGCGGCCGAAATCCAAACCGCCGAACCATCGACACCCGACACCGAGGCAACGGCCGAGGCAGCCGCACCCGAGCCCGCCGCACCAGCCGAACCAATGCCGTTCAAGCCGGCCGCCGTCGGACTCGCCGGCCTGCCGGAGGCGCCAGCGACACCGGCGGATTTCGACAAGGCCGTCGCACTCATCGAGCAGCGCCTGAAGGCGCTCGCCGGGACTGCGGGCCCGGGCGCCGAGGGTGCCGACGTCGATCCGCGCATCGAGTCATTGGAATCCCTGCGCCTCGCCCTGCAGCAGGAGGCGTCCTTCGCCGAACGCTCGGACGAACTCGACGCGGCGATCGCCGAGCAGCAGGCGCAGCGCGCAGCCTTCGAGCGCGACGGGCTCGGCGGCGAGCCACCCTATTCCATCACCCTTCTCGATCAGCTCCAGACCGAGCGGCGGCTCGGGGAGCAGGCCGCCCAGGGTGCTGCGCAGGCGCTGCAGGCGGCACAGCGCCGCGTCGCCGCGGCAGAGAAAGAGCTCGCGGCCGCCGAGCGCACGCGCCGCCAAGTCCGTGACCAGGCGGTCGAGGCGAAGACCGACACCTCCACCGCGAAGCCCGCGCAGACGCTCGAGGCGGCCCGACTCTCGACGCTGGCGGGCGAGCACCGGCTCACAGCAGCGCGCGCCCGGTTGGCGCTGGCCGAGCGGGAGAAGACACTCGCTGACGCCCGACTGGCGTTGAAGGCCGACCAGATCGCCGCCATCGGCGACGATGTGACCTTCCCCCGCAAGGTCCTGGACGACAAGCTCGCCGAGCTCGCCGAGCGCGAGGCCAGCCTGGAGAAACGCATCGCCGCGCTGAACCAGACCGCCGACGCCGCCGAGGGCACCTTGTTCGAGACGCGCCGACGCGGGGCGCGGACCGACAACGCCAACGACAAGGTGATCTTGGAGGCGCAGATCGCCGCCCGCGAGGCCGAGTTGGCCGCGGCCCGCCGCGGTGCCGACTACCTGCGACAGGCCGTCGACGACTTGGCCACTGCACGTACCCTCTGGGAGCGTCGTTATGCGCTGATGCAGGGGAGCGATGCCGAGAAGGCCGCGCTGGCGGACTGGCTGAGCGAGGCGCGCGACCTGCTCGGCGAGATCGGCGAACGCGAGGGCTACATCGACGCCGAGATCGGCACGCTGCGCTCGATGCAGCTGGCACTGTCGCGACGTCTCGCCGAGCCGGATCTCGAGCCACGCCTGAACCAGGCGCTGCAGACGCGCCACGCGGCACTCGACACGCAGCAGGGGCGGGCCGAGGAGTTGCTGGTCGTCCAAGATCAGCTGCGTTCGCTCGCCGAACGGCTCGTCGACGAGCTCGAGCCGCGCGTGCGCGAGCGCTCCTTCGGTCAACGCCTGGAGGAGATCGAATCGCGCCTGGTGCAGTGGTGGGGTACCGAGCTCTTCGTCGTGCGCGACCAGGGCATCTACGTGCGCGACCTGGCGACCGGGTTCGGCGTCTTCGCGCTCGTCCTGGTCGCCGTCTCGCTGCTGCGGGTCCTGTTGCGTCGCACCCTGCTGCCGCGGCTGACCAACGACGAGGGGCAAGAGCGGCGGACTGCGCGTGCCATCGTCCTGGCGCTGATCCGCAATACCAACCAGCTCTTCGTCCTCGTGGTCGCCTTCTACGCCGCGATGACCGTCTCCGGCCTCGCCGCCGGACAGATGAAGTCCTGGCTGTGGACCCTGTTGGTCGTCATCTTCTGGCTCCAGATCGGCATCTGGGCGACCGCCGGGGCGGTGGACCTCGTCAACCGCCAGCGCAGCCGCCGGGAGCTACGCGACCCCTCGGCCGTCAGCGGCTACGGGCTGATCCTCTTCTTCGTGCGGGTCGGCATCTGGGCCGTCGTCGTCGTCTCGGTGCTCACCCACTTCGACTACCCGATCACGGGCCTGGTCGGGGCGCTCGGCGTCGGCGGCATCGCGATCGCCTTCGCCGTGCAGAACATCCTCGCCGATGTCTTCAATTCGATGGCCATCATCCTCGACAAGCCCTTTCGGGTCGGCGACTTCATCGTCACCGGCGAGACCCTGGGGGTGGTCGAGCAGATCGGCGTCAAGACCACCCAGATCCGCAGCCTGTCCGGCGAGCAGGTGATCCTGTCGAACACCGACATCCTCAACAGCCGCATCCGCAACTACAAGCGGATGCGCGAGCGGCGCGTCGTCTTCCGGCTCGGCGTCGTCTATCAAACCCCACCCGATAAGCTGGAGCGGATACCGCGCATCATCGAGGCGATCATCCGCGGCCAGTCGCACGCCCGCTTCGACCGCGCCCATTTCTTCGAGTACGGCGATTTCGCGCTCACCTTCGAGATCGTCTACTACGTGCTCGGTGCCGATTACGGCCTCTACATGGACACCCAACAGGCGATCAACCTGGCGATCTACCGGCAGTTCCAGGAAGAAGGCATCGAGTTCGCGTACCCGACGCAGGAGCTCATCCTCCGCCGTCCGGCCGCGTCCGAGGCGCCCCCGGCGGACGAGGCGTGA